Genomic DNA from Paenibacillus borealis:
TTGAAGCGGGAGTTATGTACAGCCAGATATTATTAGGAAGTTACGTAGAAAAAGCGGTTGAGTTTATTTATATATGGAAGGAAAATAAAAACGATGTCAGAAAAAATCCGGCGGAAAAAGGCATGTTTACTAACAGACATTAATAAAAATACAAAAGGAATAGTCTGAAATCTTACACGCCATGTATACGCTTGCACCCACGGTTGATATAGAAGTTGGCGGTTTGTGCGGATTATCTGCGGTATGGCGGGAGATTTGGCATTCTGTGAATAAATCGTGAGCTACCATAAATAAATTAAAACATTCAAAAAAATAGTCTTGTCAATTTCCCTGACTTCTGATTATAATGACATTAAGAGTTTCACGCTTTGTTAGAAAATATAACATTGGGGAGTGGGGTAAAGTATGAAAAAAAAGATGTTGATGATGTTCCTGGCCATGGTTACACTGATGATCTACCCGGTCAGCGCATTTGCAGCTGAGGGTCCGGCAGCACCGGATCTGCAAATCGGACTTGACACTGCGTTTACGTTCCTGGCATTTATCCTTGTATTCTTTATGCAATCTGGTTTTGCAATGCTTGAAGCCGGTTCGGTCCGGATGAAGAATGCAGGCCACGTTGCTGGTAAGACGGTATTGACACTGGCCATTGCAAGCTTGTGTTTCTGGGCACTGGGCTTCGGTCTTGGCTTCGGTAACGGCAATAGCTTCTTCGGCACTACAGGATTCTTCTACGGTGGAGACACAACGGCTTCCTCGTTCGAATCCCTGGCATTCTCCGATGTAACCCTAAATGTAAAATTCCTGTTCCAAATGGCTTTCGCAGCGGTTTCCCTGGCGATCGTATCCGGTGGTATGGCGGAACGTGCGAAGCTGAGCGTATACATCATCTTCGGAATTCTCTTCTCCGTAGTCATCTATCCGGTTGTAGCTCACTGGGTATGGGGCGGCGGCTGGCTGGCTGAACTGGGCATGCAGGACTATGCAGGTTCCACGGTTGTCCATCTTACAGGTGCAACTGCAGCAGTTGTGGCAACAATTCTGCTCAAACCCCGTCTGGGCAAATTCAATAAAGAAGGTAAACCGGTTATCATTCCTGGTCACAACCAGGTATTCACGGTACTCGGCGTTATCATTCTCTGGTTCGGCTGGTTTGGCTTCAACCCGGGTAGTGCATTGTCCCCTATGGGCGGATTCTTCGGCCACGTGGCACTGACAACGAACCTGGCTGCTGCGGCAGGCGGTCTGGCAGCGCTGATTGCTTCCTGGCTGTACTTCGGCAAGTCGGACATTCCGGCAATGCTAAACGGTGTTCTCGCTGCACTCGTTGCGATCACTGGCGCCTGTGCATTTGTAGAACCTTGGGCAGCAATTCTTATTGGATTTATCGCTGGTGCATTCACATTCATGACTTCCCAGTGGCTGGAACGTGCAGGTCTTGACGATCCAATCTACGCTTTCTCTGTTCACGGTATTGCAGGAATGTGGGGAGCGATTTCTACAGGCTTGTTTGCAACACCTGAGCTTGTTGAAACTGTTGGTGTTGGTAAAGCCGGTCTGTTCTACGGCGGCGGCGCTCACCAGCTGGGAGTACAGGCGCTTGGTGTAATCGGAACCTTTGCTTTCGTAGCGGTTATGTCCTTCATTATCCTCTACGTAATGAAACTGGTTATCGGACTGCGCGTAACTGAAGAAGAAGAATTGATGGGTCTGGATATCAGTGAGCATGGTACTTACGGGTATCCTGAACAAATGAAACTGATCACAGAATCGGAATCCAAACCCCTGAAATAATTATATCTTCTACTTAATAGGGAGGCGGACCGAGTGGCTTCGATGGAGACAGCAGACTGGAACGAAGATGAAAGATACTTGTCCATCGTAACGGCCGGTTCGCCGCAGGAGCTTAAGGCCAGGCGTACCGCTTGTCAAAAAGTACTTCTGGAGCAGTTAAATGTTATTCCGGTTGAGGAATGGATGTGCCGGGTGAATGCAATGCATGATCAGATTGCAGGAACGGCGGTACGTATATGTGAGGCGCAGATGAAGGAGGCGGGCTATGGCCTGCCTCCCTGCGCCTATTCCTTTATTGTATTCGGCAGTGCAGGCAGACAGGAAGCTACGCTGTGGAGTGATCAGGATAATGGTTTGATTGTAGAAGGAGAGCTGGATGGGCTTAAGAAAAGCTATTTCGAAGCCTTTGGAGCCATGTTGTCCGATGTGCTTGAAACTGCGGGTTATGAGAAATGCGACGGCAAGGTGATGTGCTCCGAGCCTTTGTGGCGTAAAACACTGCCTGAATGGGAGCATCAGCTGGCGGGATGGATGGAGCAGCTGGAATGGGAGCCTGTCCGTTACCTGATCATAGCTTCTGATATGCGCCATGTGGCCGGCAGCGTAGAATTGTCCGCGAAGTGGAAAGAAGTCTTTCATGCCGGGTTTGCGGACAATCACAAACTGACGATGGCTGTGCTGCGCAATACTGTTCGCCATAAGGCAACGCTTAATCTGCTTGGACAGGTGCTCACGGAACGGTTTGGCGATTATGCCGGCGGTTTTGATGTCAAATACGGTCTTTATATTCCGCTTGTCAATATTGTCAGGCATTTGTCGCTGCTGCACGGGATACAGGATTCTTCGACGCTGAAGAGGCTTGAGCATTTGGCAGAACTGGACAAATACCAGCATCTTGAAGAGATCCGGCGGGCATTTCTGACGGCCTTGAAGATGCGGGTGAATACGCCTTATACCGTGGAAGACGGTTTGCTTGCGAGCAGTGATTATTATGCGGAGAATGATTTGAAGAATAAGCAGCTCAGAACTGAGCTGCGGGAAAGTCTGCTGCTGGTCAGGCGTCTGCATAAGGCCCTGCAGCGTCAGCTCCGGTCAGCGGAAAGGAGACAGCCATGAAGGAGCCGAACAAAGGCGGAGGGTTCTGGAACAACCTGAGACAAGGCGGAATGCCATCTGCCATCGCATCCATGAGAGGCGGGGAATCAGCGCAGCAAACAGCACAGCAGATGGCGTTTATCCGTTCTCTTATGCGCGAGAAACGGCGTCCGGAAGTGCTGCATACTCCGCTCTCTGAACTGGAGACCGTTATATTTGATCTTGAGACTACCGGCTTCTCCCATCAGGGCGGGGATGAAATTATGTCCTTCGGGGCGATCCGTGTGGTAGGCGAAGAGATTAAGGAAGACGAGTGTTTCTATACGCTGGTGAATTGCGGGGCGGCGATTCCGGATACGATCACGAAGCTTACCGGAATTTCAGAAGAGATGACCTCCAGTGCGCCGTCTTTGATGGACGGACTGCATAATTTCATGTCTTTTGTCGGCCAGAGAGTGCTGGTAGCGCATGGAAGCGCTCATGATAAATCATTTCTGAATGCAGCGTTATGGAAAACCTCCAAGGTGCAGCTGACCCACCGGGTATTGGATACGATGATGCTGGCCCGCTGGCTGGAGCCGCACCGCAGTAATTATACGCTGGATGAGCTTCTGGCTATCCACGAGATTCCGATTGAAGGCCGTCATCATGCCCTGGAAGATGCCAAGATGACGGCGAAACTCTGGGTGGATTATATGAGGCAGATTTCCCAGAAGAAACAGGTGGAGACTCTGGGCGATCTATATGCGTATCTAAGCAGGACTTAACGGCACATGCTGCAAGGTATGTGTCTGCGAGGACCCGGCGTTGTCGGGCCGCTGAATAAGGAAGCCATTCAACAGCGGAGCACTTGTATGTCCGGTTCCCGGAGAGCCGATCAGGTATACCTTGAACTCAGGCCCCAGCGAAGACAGGCCGCTCAGATCGGCAGGAGAAGGCCAGGGCGCAGCATGCGGATGGGAGTGGAAGAATCCGACAGGCGCGGGATCACGGTACACGGCTCTGACCCACTCCCCGGGATCAGGCACAAAAGAATGCAGCGGGTCAGGCGCTACGTTGCGTATCGGCATATAGTTGTCGATACACATGCCACCCGCTGCGGCAGCTCCCAGCAGGATTCCGCAGGCCTCCTGCGGATAACAGGACAGCAGATGCTTCCCCAGCATATGCTGTACGGAAGAGCTCAGTCTGATCGACTGGGGGATTCCCTGGCTCGCTGTCATATCTTCACCCCTCTCTCTTCATGGGATTTCGTCTTTGACGGAATCCTCTTTTTTTATTGGGAATAACGTTTGAAACTGCAGTGAGTGGGGGTACAATAGAGGAAAATCCTCTTAGCAAAGGAACTGACTCCTATGAAAGCAGTCCACAAACGGAATTTGACCGTTCTGGCCCTGATAATATTTCTGGCCATTCTTGCCATAGAACATAGAAGCAATGCTGAACCCAAGGCAGTAGCAGTCCTTCAGCAGCAGGCAGAACCTGAGACCGGTGCTTATGCGGGAAAGAAAGCACCTGCATTCACGCTGCAGGAGGGAGATCAACGGTATGAAGTCGGCGGAGCCAGAGAGAAAGCGGTAATGCTTAATTTCTGGGCCTCGTGGTGTGATCCCTGCCAGCAGGAAGCTCCGGAGCTGAACAAGATGGCTATGAAATACAGCGATGTTCTTGATATCTACGGCATCAATGTTACCAGCCAGGATTATAAGCCTAACGCAGAACGGTTTGTGAAGAAGTATATGCTGGCATTTCCGGTAATGTATGATCTGAAAGGCCAGATTTTCGATAAATATAATGGGGCAGTCTTCCCGACCAATGTACTGATTGACAAGAATGGTGTGATTAGCGAGATTATTCTCGGTGTCCTGTCTGCTGAGGAACTGGAGAAAAAAATTATCGCGTTAACCGGCTCCTAGCGGAGCCGTAAGCCATGTGCTGCAAAGCCCCCCGGTGCGAAGTTGAGTTCGCACCGGAGGGCTTTTGCTTGTGATCATATGGATGAAGGCGGTTAGTGATTGACTAAGCCTCTCGGTTCACTGCTGGCCTGGGTACCTTGATCCAGCGAAATCTGTCCGAGCAGAGCATAGCGCATGGAATCGACCAATGCCTCCCAGCTCGCTTCAATCACATTGCTGGATACGCCTACTGTGCTCCAGGTGTCTCCGTAGTCTTTGGATTCAATGAGTACGCGGACCTTCGCTGCGGTCTGATCCTGCTCGTCAAGCACCCGGACCTTATAGTCGGAGAGATGCATATCCTTAAGCTGCGGGAAGTATGTCTGCAGCGCCTTGCGCAGCGCGTTATCCAGCGCATTGACCGGACCATTGCCTTCCGCCGCAGTATACAGGTTCTCGCCGCCGACCTTCAGTTTGACGAAGGCTTCGGAGACAACAGGGCGTCCGGCGCTTTTCTCCACCAGCATCTTGAAGGATTCGAAGGTGAACAGCTCGTTCATCTCACCGGTAGCTTCCCGGAGCAGCAGTTCAAGTGAGGCATCCGCCCCCTCGAACTGATAACCCTGATGCTCCAGGTCCTTGATCTTATCGATAACCTTGCGGGCCTGTTCGCTGCTTGGATCCAGGCTGAGTCCCATCTCCTGGGCTTTGGACAATACATTGCTCTGGCCTGCCAGTTCAGAGACAAGCACACGTTGTTTGTTGCCGACCAGTTCAGGGGCAATATGCTCATAAGTGCGCGAATCGCGCAGAATGGCTGAGACATGAATGCCGCCCTTATGGGCAAAGGCCGCGGTTCCGACATAAGGCTGGTTCACCGGCATGTTCACATTGGCGACCTCGCTGATGAAACGTGCGGTATTGGTTAGTTGGGGCAATGAATCCCCCGGAATACAGTAATAGCCCATCTTCAGCTGCAGGGTTGGAATGATGGAGCACAGATTGGCATTGCCGCAGCGCTCGCCGTAGCCGTTAATGGTTCCCTGAACCTGACGCACACCTGCGCCGATTGCGCTTAAAGTGTTGGCTACTGCAAGCTCACAATCATTGTGTGTATGAATGCCCAGTGCGGAACCCGGAAGCTGAAGCCCTATGCCTGAGACCATCTCCTGAATTTCATGCGGCAGAGTACCGCCGTTCGTGTCGCACATTACGAGCCAGTCTGCACCGGCTTCGCGGGCACGGGCGAGTACGGCAGAAGCATATTCGGGGTTGTTCTTATACCCGTCGAAGAAATGCTCCGCATCGAAAATGACCTCCAGACCCTGACGTTTCAGGTAGGAGATGGAGTCGCCGATCATGGCCAGGTTCTCTTCAAGAGTAGTCTGCAGCGCAGTATGAACGTGGAAGTCCCAGGACTTCCCGACCAGGGTAGCCGCCGGAACACCGGCATTGATCATTCTTTGCAGCCCGTCATCGTGCTCCGCCACCGAATTCTTGCGCCGGGTGCTGCCGAATGCCGTGATTTTGGCATTCAGATGCAGCTCCTGGACTCTTTTGAAAAATTCGATGTCTTTGCTGTTGCTTCCCGGATTACCGCCTTCAATATAATGGACACCCAGATCGTCGAGTTTCTTGGCAATCTTCAGCTTATCATCCGCCGACAGACTGATCCCTTCGCCTTGAGTGCCGTCGCGCAGAGTAGTATCGAAGATGGAGATGGACTTAGACATGAGTGTCCTCCTAAAAGTTGTAGTAGTAGTTAAATACACGTATATGAAATGAATTTTTATATTATAGCATTTTTACGCGGGAAAGTAACAAAGAACTTTTCACCTGATTGACGCAAGGGGCTCTTCTGTAAGTTGACCTCCCGCCCGGTGAAGAGGTATGCTGGCAATAACAATGGAACCCTGAAGATAAGAAGGTAGATACCATGCAGAATGTGGATCAATATTATCCGGCAAGCGGCAGGGTTATTCTGCATGTGGATATGAACGCTTTTTACTGCTCGGTGCATGAAGCGGAGGATCCGGAGCAGTATAGAGGTAAAGCGACGGCTGTTGCCGGGAGCGTAGAGTCCCGGCGGGGGATCATAGTCACTTGCTCTTACGCTGCACGCAGGCTGGGCATCTCAACCGGGATGCAGGTGCAGAAGGCGCTGCGGATCTGTCCATCCTTAATCCTTATTAAGCCGGATTTTCATTTATACCGCAAGTACTCGAATGCATTTATGCAGATTGCCTACAGCTATACCCCGTTGCTTGAAGCGGTATCGATAGACGAATGTTATCTGGATATTACCGGTTCGCGGCAATTCGGAACCCCTCTGGAGATTGCAGAGACGCTGCAGCGGCGTATTATGGAAGAGCTGGGTCTCCCGTGCTCGATCGGGATTGCTCCCAATAAGCTGCTGGCGAAGATTGCCTCCGATCTTAAGAAGCCGAATGGCATCTCTGTGCTGCGGCTGCGCGATGTGCCGTCCGTACTATGGAACAAACCCTGCAACGAGATGTTCGGAATCGGCGGCAAGACGGCCGAGAAGCTGCGGAAGCTGGGCATTTACAGCATTGGACAGCTGGCGGCTGCGGATGAGGCTATGCTGGTCGGACATTTTGGCGTGATGGGCTCCTGGCTGAAGCGGGCCGGCAACGGGATCGATCACGGGGTAGTGAACCCGGAGCGGGAACAGAGCAAGTCCATCGGCCACACGACTACGCTGCCGCGGGATGTGGTGGGGCTGGCGGAGGCGCGCCCGATCCTGCTGAATCTGAGTGATCAGGTGGCGCGGCGGCTGCGGAAGCAGGGCCTGGTCGCAGCTGGGGTACAGCTAACGATCCGTACGCCGGATATGAAGACGATTACCCGTTCACGCCAGCTTGAGGCTCCTACAGAAAGCGCTGAAGACATCTATAAGGCGGTCTGTGACCAGTTCGCGCGCCACTGGAAAGGCGATAAGCCGGTACGGCTGCTGGGTGTGACGCTTCAGGGCCTGACGCTCAAGGAGGATTCCGCGATTCAGCTGGACTTGTTCGATTACGAACGGCAGCCTAAGAAGGAGTCGCTGAATAAGGCGATGGATATGCTGCGCAACAAGTTTGGTGAGAACGCCGTGCTGACGGCAGGCATGCTCACTGACAGCCACTCGGCGCGGCTGCGTAATCACAAGGAGCGGGGAACCTCGCTGCAGAAGGACAATCTCAGTGGTGCAGACCGGGATACCGACTGAGATATCGGCCCGGAATTGCAGTCTGGATGCGGCCGTTTAATAGGGCAATACTGTAAACACATTGAAAATTCATTGAAATTGTATCCTATTTATATTAATATGAGAAAAATAACAGGCTGCTACTGCAGGCTGTATT
This window encodes:
- the cimA gene encoding citramalate synthase codes for the protein MSKSISIFDTTLRDGTQGEGISLSADDKLKIAKKLDDLGVHYIEGGNPGSNSKDIEFFKRVQELHLNAKITAFGSTRRKNSVAEHDDGLQRMINAGVPAATLVGKSWDFHVHTALQTTLEENLAMIGDSISYLKRQGLEVIFDAEHFFDGYKNNPEYASAVLARAREAGADWLVMCDTNGGTLPHEIQEMVSGIGLQLPGSALGIHTHNDCELAVANTLSAIGAGVRQVQGTINGYGERCGNANLCSIIPTLQLKMGYYCIPGDSLPQLTNTARFISEVANVNMPVNQPYVGTAAFAHKGGIHVSAILRDSRTYEHIAPELVGNKQRVLVSELAGQSNVLSKAQEMGLSLDPSSEQARKVIDKIKDLEHQGYQFEGADASLELLLREATGEMNELFTFESFKMLVEKSAGRPVVSEAFVKLKVGGENLYTAAEGNGPVNALDNALRKALQTYFPQLKDMHLSDYKVRVLDEQDQTAAKVRVLIESKDYGDTWSTVGVSSNVIEASWEALVDSMRYALLGQISLDQGTQASSEPRGLVNH
- a CDS encoding DUF294 nucleotidyltransferase-like domain-containing protein, with the translated sequence METADWNEDERYLSIVTAGSPQELKARRTACQKVLLEQLNVIPVEEWMCRVNAMHDQIAGTAVRICEAQMKEAGYGLPPCAYSFIVFGSAGRQEATLWSDQDNGLIVEGELDGLKKSYFEAFGAMLSDVLETAGYEKCDGKVMCSEPLWRKTLPEWEHQLAGWMEQLEWEPVRYLIIASDMRHVAGSVELSAKWKEVFHAGFADNHKLTMAVLRNTVRHKATLNLLGQVLTERFGDYAGGFDVKYGLYIPLVNIVRHLSLLHGIQDSSTLKRLEHLAELDKYQHLEEIRRAFLTALKMRVNTPYTVEDGLLASSDYYAENDLKNKQLRTELRESLLLVRRLHKALQRQLRSAERRQP
- a CDS encoding TlpA family protein disulfide reductase, with the translated sequence MKAVHKRNLTVLALIIFLAILAIEHRSNAEPKAVAVLQQQAEPETGAYAGKKAPAFTLQEGDQRYEVGGAREKAVMLNFWASWCDPCQQEAPELNKMAMKYSDVLDIYGINVTSQDYKPNAERFVKKYMLAFPVMYDLKGQIFDKYNGAVFPTNVLIDKNGVISEIILGVLSAEELEKKIIALTGS
- a CDS encoding ammonium transporter yields the protein MKKKMLMMFLAMVTLMIYPVSAFAAEGPAAPDLQIGLDTAFTFLAFILVFFMQSGFAMLEAGSVRMKNAGHVAGKTVLTLAIASLCFWALGFGLGFGNGNSFFGTTGFFYGGDTTASSFESLAFSDVTLNVKFLFQMAFAAVSLAIVSGGMAERAKLSVYIIFGILFSVVIYPVVAHWVWGGGWLAELGMQDYAGSTVVHLTGATAAVVATILLKPRLGKFNKEGKPVIIPGHNQVFTVLGVIILWFGWFGFNPGSALSPMGGFFGHVALTTNLAAAAGGLAALIASWLYFGKSDIPAMLNGVLAALVAITGACAFVEPWAAILIGFIAGAFTFMTSQWLERAGLDDPIYAFSVHGIAGMWGAISTGLFATPELVETVGVGKAGLFYGGGAHQLGVQALGVIGTFAFVAVMSFIILYVMKLVIGLRVTEEEELMGLDISEHGTYGYPEQMKLITESESKPLK
- a CDS encoding exonuclease domain-containing protein, with the translated sequence MKEPNKGGGFWNNLRQGGMPSAIASMRGGESAQQTAQQMAFIRSLMREKRRPEVLHTPLSELETVIFDLETTGFSHQGGDEIMSFGAIRVVGEEIKEDECFYTLVNCGAAIPDTITKLTGISEEMTSSAPSLMDGLHNFMSFVGQRVLVAHGSAHDKSFLNAALWKTSKVQLTHRVLDTMMLARWLEPHRSNYTLDELLAIHEIPIEGRHHALEDAKMTAKLWVDYMRQISQKKQVETLGDLYAYLSRT
- a CDS encoding DNA polymerase IV, coding for MQNVDQYYPASGRVILHVDMNAFYCSVHEAEDPEQYRGKATAVAGSVESRRGIIVTCSYAARRLGISTGMQVQKALRICPSLILIKPDFHLYRKYSNAFMQIAYSYTPLLEAVSIDECYLDITGSRQFGTPLEIAETLQRRIMEELGLPCSIGIAPNKLLAKIASDLKKPNGISVLRLRDVPSVLWNKPCNEMFGIGGKTAEKLRKLGIYSIGQLAAADEAMLVGHFGVMGSWLKRAGNGIDHGVVNPEREQSKSIGHTTTLPRDVVGLAEARPILLNLSDQVARRLRKQGLVAAGVQLTIRTPDMKTITRSRQLEAPTESAEDIYKAVCDQFARHWKGDKPVRLLGVTLQGLTLKEDSAIQLDLFDYERQPKKESLNKAMDMLRNKFGENAVLTAGMLTDSHSARLRNHKERGTSLQKDNLSGADRDTD
- a CDS encoding Mov34/MPN/PAD-1 family protein → MTASQGIPQSIRLSSSVQHMLGKHLLSCYPQEACGILLGAAAAGGMCIDNYMPIRNVAPDPLHSFVPDPGEWVRAVYRDPAPVGFFHSHPHAAPWPSPADLSGLSSLGPEFKVYLIGSPGTGHTSAPLLNGFLIQRPDNAGSSQTHTLQHVPLSPA